A genomic window from Aethina tumida isolate Nest 87 chromosome 4, icAetTumi1.1, whole genome shotgun sequence includes:
- the LOC109602937 gene encoding mitotic spindle assembly checkpoint protein MAD2A translates to MTSSVQRAKNAITLKGSAEIVADYLKYGINSILYQRGLYPPETFRSQENYGLTILMSTDEKIKNFLEVTLTQLKDWLVERIVNKVALIITNVHTLEVLERWDFQVEYEGDVSQGHAQTSQKELKQIQKEIRDVMKQITSSVSYLPLLDCLCSFDIQIYTKSDVKMPSEWADAQPAHIKNAQCVKMKSFSTDIHKLETIVTYKNED, encoded by the exons ATGACCAGTTCTGTGCAGAGGGCAAAAAACGCAATCACTTTGAAGGGTTCAGCCGAAATCGTCGCCGATTATCTCA AGTATGGAATCAACTCAATTTTATACCAAAGGGGCCTGTACCCACCCGAAACGTTCCGTTCGCAGGAGAACTACGGCCTCACCATCCTCATGTCAACCGACGAAaagataaaaaactttttagaaGTAACCCTCACACAACTAAAAG ATTGGCTGGTGGAGCGCATCGTCAACAAGGTAGCCTTAATAATCACCAACGTGCACACGCTCGAAGTGTTGGAGCGCTGGGACTTCCAGGTGGAATACGAGGGCGACGTGTCCCAGGGCCACGCGCAGACCTCGCAGAAGGAACTGAAGCAGATCCAAAAGGAAATACGCGACGTCATGAAGCAAATCACGTCGTCGGTTTCGTATCTGCCACTTTTGGACTGTTTGTGCAGCTTCGACATACAGATCTATACAAAAAGTGATGTAAAGATGCCGAGTGAATGGGCGGACGCTCAGCCAGCTCATATCAAAAATGCTCAATGTGTCAAAATGAAGTCTTTTTCAACTGATATTCACAAATTGGAAACTATCGTTACTTATAAGAATGAAGACTGA
- the LOC109602934 gene encoding GPI transamidase component PIG-S — protein MSNEENKKDLPKKNETKKPENDDPESIFRIYSVLSYFIILVVLGLPIWWYTTRVYRAELPLEDMYKAQYRNKISKEYNIPLSLEYDVLITIVNPEPSSLKIDLKGQDIEHHLTPFLSKLSSIADFTVKSQWLYMVELGAIPRKMYDHFAIQENQLPHIISPLEKKLWSHLSPRPCLNLVLYFPQCRRPLYIYNENNEKLETNAMLSPRWGGLYIINSDKQSCEKHVFKPDLEKITATFATQLQMLFHINGTSRQNILALKQTKAEDLLDSTRRTLRSLAQLLSEISSIVISDDVAQKINVAVEKADIAEQHLKENEIDEALKYAKIAFEKSEQAFSDPSLLALLYFPDDQKYAVYIPLFLPVMIPVLMSLIAVRKYMKNSKTKIKTD, from the exons ATGTCCAacgaggaaaataaaaaagatttaccAAAGAAGAACGAGACCAAAAAACCTGAAAACG aTGATCCAGAGTCGATTTTTCGGATATACAGcgttttatcttattttataatattagtagTCCTAGGATTACCCATATGGTGGTATACCACAAGGGTGTACAGAGCTGAGTTACCTTTAGAAGACATGTACAAGGCCCAGTACAGAAACAAAATCAgcaaagaatataatataccCCTGAGTCTTGAATATGATGTATTAATTACCATAGTGAACCCAGAACCATCATCACTAAAAATAGATTTGAAGGGACAGGACATAGAACATCATTTAACACCATTTTTGAGTAAATTGTCTTCTATTGCCGACTTTACAGTGAAATCACAATGGCTTTACATGGTGGAATTGGGAGCAATTCCAAGGAAAATGTATGATCACTTTGCTATTCAAGAAAATCAATTGCCGCACATTATAAGCCCACTAGAGAAGAAATTATGGTCACATCTTTCACCAAGACCTTGCctgaatttagttttatacttCCCACAGTGCCGCAGACCACTGTATATCTACAatgaaaacaatgaaaaaCTGGAGACTAATGCAATGCTGAGCCCAAGATGGGGAGgactttacataattaatagtgACAAGCAATCTTGTGAGAAGCATGTTTTCAAGCCAGATCTGGAGAAAATTACAGCCACTTTTGCTACCCAGCTTCAGATGCTGTTCCACATTAATGGCACCTCTAGACAAAACATACTGGCTTTGAAACAGACTAAGGCTGAGGACCTGCTGGATTCTACAAGACGCACATTAAGATCCCTTGCACAACTTTTGTCAGAAATCAGCAGTATAGTAATCAGTGATGATGTGGCACAGAAAATAAACGTTGCTGTGGAAAAAGCTGATATAGCAGAGCAGCATTTGAAAGAAAACGAGATTGATGAGGCTTTGAAATATGCCAAGATTGCTTTTGAGAAGTCTGAGCAGGCATTTAGTGACCCATCATTGTTGGCTTTGCTATATTTCCCTGATGACCAAAA gtatGCAGTTTACATTCCATTATTTTTGCCAGTGATGATACCAGTTTTGATGTCTTTGATTGCTGTCaggaaatatatgaaaaattcaaagacAAAAATCAAGactgattaa